GGAACGAATAAGGACGTTCACCAGGTAGGGGTCGAGCACGTAGGGCCCGATCAGCGACGCCACCGCCAGGACGGCGACGACGGCGCCCTTTCCCCAGGGCAGCCTGCGGATGATCGGCGCGGCGGAAGTCATTTCAATGGCCATGGTTCATCTCAGTCGAGGACGAAGCCCTTGGGGCGGATGCGCAGCAGCAGGGCGGCGGCGACGGCGATCGTGAGGCCGCCCAGGATCGGGCTGCCGTAGGTGCTGATCACCAGCTGCAGGCCGCCCAGGACCACCGATCCGATGAGCAGCGCCAGCAGCGATGAGCCGGCCACCAGCACCAGCATGAAGGCGTTGACCAGCCACGGCACCCCCATGTTGGGGTCGACGCTGGACAGCGGCGTGATGATGGCGCCGGCCAGCGAGGCCAGGCCGGCGCCGAGGCCGAAAGCGATCAGGCGCACGCTGGAGCTGTTGATGCCCAGGGCCTGGGCCAGGTTCTCGTTCATGATCACAGCCCGGGCGTTGAGGCCCAAGCGGGTGCGGTGCATCAAGAGGGCGAGAAGCCCGCCGATGACGATGGCGCCGCCGGTTGCGGCCAGGCGGTAGACCGAATAGGAGCCGTCCAACAGTTCCACGGCGCCGGTCATCGGACTTTGCACGAACTGGACACCGCGGCCGAAACCGATGGTGATGAGCTGGCTGATGATGATGCCGAGCCCCCAGGTCGCCAGGATGGCGTCGAGCGGACGGTCGTAGAGCGGCTTGACGATGAACCGTTCCACGGCGGCGCCGAGCACCAGGCCGACCAGCAGCGAGAATGGATAGGCGAGCAGGGGGGGCCAGCCCATCTGCGTGACCACCAGGGCCGAATAGCCGCCGATGGTGAGGAAGGCGCCGTGGGCGAAATTGATGATTTTGAGAACGCCGAACGAGATCAGCAGCCCGCAGGAGACGGCAAAGAGGATTGCCGCGGTCGTCACGATGTCGAGGATCAGCACCTGCATGATAAGCGTCCTGGTCGGCGGGGAGGAGGGGCGTGAAGCGCGGGAGGGCGCTTCACGCCGTTGCTTCAGGATCGGATGCCGTTGATCATTTCAGGTTCGGGCACTGGTCGCCCGGATCGACGTTGGCGAAGGACGCGATGACCTCGACGCTGCCGTCGGGCTTGACCTGTCCCAGGTACATCGTCAGCGGCGCGTGGCGCTGCTTCGACATCTGGATGACGCCGCGCGGCCCCTTGTAGGAGACGTCGTCGAGTACGTCGATCACCTTTTCAGCGTCGGTACCACCGGCCTTCTCGACCGCGGCCTTGTACAGATAGACCGCCTCGTATTGCGGCACCGACAGGTCGTTCGGGGTTTTCAGACCGGTGCCGAACTTCTTTCCCATAGCGGCCAAGAACGTCTTGTTCTCGGCCGAGTCGATGCTGGTAAGGTACGAGGCCGAGATGTAAATGCCGGCGGCGTCCGCGCCCATGCTCTTGGCGGTGCCTTCATCCACGGCCAGGTTGCCGTAAAGCTTGTCGATGCCGGCGGCCCGAAGCTGCTTGGTCAGCGTGACGTTCGGCGCGCCGCCTGCGGTCGACGTGATCAGCGCATCGGGATTGGCCGAGCGGATCTTGGAAATGATCGGCGTCCAATCGGTGGCGTCCATCGGCGCGTATTCCTCGCCGAGAATCTTGCCGCCGCGGGATTCGATGTACTTGCGGCTGAATTCCAGCATGCCGCGCCCGAAGGCGTAGTCGCTGCCGACCAGGAAGAAGGTCTTGGCCGATTTCTTGTCCATGAAGTGGTCGACGATCGGGGCAACCTGCTGATCGGGCACCCAGGCGTCGACATAGAGGTACTTGTTGCAGGACCGGCCCTCGTAGAACGAGGTGTAGATGAACGGCACCTTGCCGCGCGAGACGATCGGCAGGCCGGCATTGCGGGCGGCCGAGGTTTCCATCGAGATCAGGACATTGACCTTGTCGCGGAAGACCAGCTGGTCGAAAGCCTTCTGGGCGCCGGCGGCGCCGCTGCCATCGTCGGCGACGACCAGTTCGAGCTTCTTGCCGAGAACGCCGCCGGCGGCGTTGATTTCCTCGACCGCCAGCTCGGCCGACTGTACGACCGAAGGGGCGACGACGCTGTTGGCGCCGCTCAGGCCCACCGGAACGCCGATCTTAATGGTTTGTTGCGCCTGCGCCGGCAACGATGCGATGCCGGCCAGCACCATCGCCGCGCCCAAGAAGGCCCGGCGACTTGGGTTTGCGGCCAGGCGGCCGCGAAGAGAGGCTTCTGGGCGGGAACGCGACATGGGTAAACTCCTTTTCATTGATCACGACCAAGGGACCGTGCTATAATTTGCATATGCAAATATTGAATTGTCAAATAATTTTATCGAAGGGGACTTCCAGGACGCAGAATCGGCGGTGGCTGGCGTCAACCGATCGGGAAGGTTTCGATCACGTCGAAGCGGGTTTCATGCGCCTGGGCAAGGTATGTCGGTCGCCGCAGTTCCTGGTCGGAGAACCGCGCAGCGCCTCGCGGGCCGTGGACGGCAAAATGCTCGCCGGCGCGGTCCAGCCAGCGGGGATTGTCCGCTCTCGCTTCCAAAAGGGCCTTGGCAAACCACAAGCCTTCGAAGAGCGACTGGGTATAGCTGCTTTGAAGCGGGGCGAGGCGGCCGAAGCGGGCCCGATAACGGGCCAGGAAGGTCCGGTTCGACGGCATGTCCAGGCTTTCGAAATAGCCGCTGCAACTGTAGAGGTTGTCGGCATTGGAGGGACCGATGGCGAGCAGCAGGTTTTCCTCGATATCGGGGGAGAACCGCACGACGTCGCCGCTCAATCCCGCCTCCGCGAAGTCGCGGTGGAATTCGACCGCGCCATGGCCGATCAGCAGGCTGACGACGGCCTCGGCGCCGGATGTCGCGATGGCGCGGACGTCGTCTCGGAAATCCAGGTGGCGGAACGGAACGTAGCGCGAGCCCACCAGCTTGCCGCCGCCGGCGTGGATGGCCCCGACGATGGCCGAGGCGGCGCGTCGCGGCCAGACGTAGTCGTGGCCGATCAGGTACCAGCGACGCAGGTTCAGTCGATCCATCAGGCGGGCGATGGCCGGCCGCAACTGCCGCTCCGGTGTTTCGCCGATGGCATACACGCCGGCATGATGTTCACCCCCCTCATAGTGCGGCGTGTAGATGTAAGGGATGCGCCCATCGAGCCGCTCGACCAGCTGCTCGCGCAGATGGCTGGGGTGGGTGCCGATGATGGCCGCCGGTTCGGCATCGGCGCCCCGGATACCCTGGACGACGGCATCGATGCCGAGCCCGGCATCCACGCGTTGGACGCTGAGTGGCCGGCCGCAGACGCCGCCGCTCCGGTTGATCTCCTCGACGGCCAATCCCATCGCGGCCAGCGTCGAGGGCCCCATCATGCCCAGTAGGCCACTCGCCGGCGCGACGACGGCAAAAGTCAGTGACTTCTCCATGACGGCATTCTCCGAGCCGGCCGCGACTGCCGCGCCGGCTCCCTTGACGCCAAGGTTCACACGATGCAAACACTCACCATCATTGATGACGCTTTCTTTCCTCACGCAAGCCGCGTGCCATGGCTTTCTCCCGGAATTCCGCCACTTGATGCGGCAGAGCGCTTGAATGGGGCCGTCGCGGGTGCTTAGTATTTCTTCATCTGCCCACGCTTTGAGCGACGACGGCCAGCTGGATCGAGTTGAATAGATGACACGCAGCAGCGGCGGCCCTCGGGCAGCGGTTTCGACGGCAAGCAACAGGCCCAAGGGAAGCCGTCGGCCATCGCCGGCCGACCTCAGGCATCGCCTGCTGACCGCCCTGACGCGCGCTTATGGCGCCGCCATCCGTTCCTACAACAAGCTTGCCCGCGAACTCGACATTCCGTTCGAACAGTGGCTGGTGCTGGCCGAGATGCGCCGGCATGAAAGCGTCAGCATGGGCGAACTGGTGAAAATCCTCGGCTTCAATTTCTCGACGCTGACGCGCATCGTCGATCGCATGGTCAATTCCTCGCTGATCTATCGCCAGGTCGATCCGCAGGACCGGCGGAAGGTCGTCATGGTGTTGACCGACGAGGGCCGGGGGCGGCTTGAACAGATCGACCGGCACCTCGATGGCGCCTTGCTTCCGACGAGCGCTCTGGCGACCGAGGGACCCGCCGTGCTGGCCGACCTGGTCCGCTTGGCTGAACAATTTCCCGAGGAATGAACTGCCTTGGATAAAATGATGAGCCCTCGCATTCCCGATCCCGTCGACCTGACCCGCCGCCTTATCGCCTTCGATACCATCAACTCCCGGGGCAGGAACGGGCTTGCGCCCAATCCCTGGCCGATCTGATGACGGATGCCGGATTCGACTGCGCCTTGCATGCCTTGGACGACAGCCGCGCCAGCCTGATCGCGCGGTTGGGCGATCGAAAGGCGCAACGGGCGCCGTTGGCGTTCACCGGCCAAATCGATACGGTGCCGCTGGGCGCGGCGCCGTGGACGCAGGACCCGTTCGCCGGCGACATCATCGACGGCTGCCTGTACGGGCGCGGATCGAGCGACATGAAGAGCGGCTTGGCCGCCTTCGTCGTCGCGGCAATCACCGAGGCCGAGCGGATCGGCGATGGGGCCGGGGTTCTGATGGCGATTACCGCCGGCGAGGAAACCGGGTGCGACGGCGCCATGGCATTGGCCGAAGGCGGCCATCTTCCGTTTCGAAGATGCGTTTTACCTCCGGAAGGGGCATTCGCTTCCGAAGTTCCCGCCTGACGGCAGCGGTCCGCGCCTGGCCGGCGGGCGTGCCACGGTGCCGACTCTTGTGCCGGCACGTTCCGCGGTTGTCGCGCGTTCCGCGGCGGGCAAAAAGCCAATATTTCTGCAGCTTTCAGCTTGGTTTGCCACGAACAGCCATGTCCGGACGGAGAATTGCTAAACCGTCGTGCTCTTAACGGGGCACCGGGGGTTCGAATCCCCCCCCCTCTCCGCCACAATTTCCTATAACCCGTTATATTTGAAAGAGTTTTCAAAAAGTGCCTATTTTTGTATCGCCAGTTTTCCGCGACTTGCGGGGGCGATTCATCAGGCTTGGCCGCGAAAGCTGGCGAAGCATAAAATTCGAGCAATAGCCATTGGCGGTCGTCACGTTCGAAATTGCTCACGGAGTTGAGGTTTCGGTTCTGGATGGGAATTGCCGTTTTTCCGTGAGTTCAGAAGACGGCCCATCTTTCCCTGACCGTATTAGTCTTTCGCTCTTTTCACGTCGTTGTTCATGCTGGTGTAGGCAATCCAGGGACGACCGGACGAATCGACACCTACTTTGTCCGCTTCCTCATTGTTGACCGTGTCGAAGCTTTTGTTGGTGGCGTTCCACTTTCTCAGCTGCATTTTGCTGCCGTTCCAATGGGTGATATAAATGGTCCCGTCGGTGCCTGCGGCGATTGCACTCCCCTCGATACTCTGTCCCAGGGGGCGATTCTCGAACTTCGTTCCCGTGTATTGCTGGACGATATTGTTGTCGTCCAGTATCCACAAATCCCCGGCGCGTCCGACCGCGACCTTTTTCACATCGTCGTTGCTGAACTTGGTGAAGGCATTGGTTCCGGTCTTCAACAGGTAAAGCGTCGAGCCGACAACGATATGGACCTTCCCGTCTGCGCCGATCGACAAACTGTTCGCCGAACCGGAAACCACCGAATACGTCTTCGACAGCGTTCCCTTCGAATTCAACTTGTAAACAGTTCCGCTCTTGAACCCCCAAAAATTGTCGTTGCCATCAACGCCAATTTGTTCGACGTCCGTCGGAAACGAAATCAAGGTCTCCTCGAACGCCTTCGTTTTGTTGTTGAAATGCAAGAGGACCTTGGGCGGAAGCTGCTGCTGCTGCCCCCCCTTTTCGCCATAGACATAGATCTCGTCGTTCCGCCCGACGATCAGGCTACTGAAATTCGTAAGCCCGGTGCTGTAGGAGTCGAATTTCATGTTCTTGGAGAACGTGAAGCCGGTGGAGGAAGGCAGGTTGACCACCGCGCCGGTGCCGCCGCTGCCTGTTGTGTCACCTGCCGTGCCGGCGGCAACGGCACGATCCTGGGCCTCGTCACGCTCGAAGAAGGCGGAGGCCAGCACCAACTCGGCGCTGGTCACCAGCCACGGATAACCGTTGGGCCCCACCGCGACGCGCAACGGCGTATGGCCCGGAGTCTGGACCATTTCGAAGGTCTCGCCGTCCGCGCCGAGACGCATCAAGCGGCTCCGGTCTGACACCACGTAAACGCTGCCGTCCGGGCCGATGGCGATGCTCGTGGCCTTTTGCGGCAGCACCCTGCACGGAGACCCACCGCAACGCTGAACAAGGCTGTCGGAACGGATGGTCCAGGGCGTGCCGTCGGGCGCCACCGCCACCAGCAGACCTTGCCCCGGGATGCGCTCGAAACGGGTCATGGCGGCATCGAGCCGGTAAAGACCGCCCGTAGCATCCGTGATCATGACGGTGCCGTCTCCGCCGATGGCAATGTCCGAGCCGATAGCATTGGGGATCTGCTTCCACAGTTCGCCGGTGTGGCGGAACACGCGCCCCAATGTGGAAATCCCCCAAGGGTTGCCGCCTGGGTCCACGGCGATACGCGCCAGGGTTCCGGGAAAGCCTTCGAACCGCCGACGCGCGTTGGACCAGCGCAGTACGTTTCCGCCGGCGTCGAGACCGAAAACGCTGCCGTCCTTGCCGATGGCAAGATCGGAAGCGGTCTTGCGCGTGTTGACGAAGGTGATCGGCCCTTTCGCCGTTATGGCGGTGGGATCCGTCGACGCCGTCAATCCTGAATCGGGTTCCACCGTCGCGGGCTTCGCCGCCTTGGTCCCCGTTGCCGCCGGCGGAGCTGCCGCCGGAGATCTCGCGGTCGGGGCCGGCGCCATCAACGGCTGCGCCTGCGCCGGAGGCGCGGTGGGCGTCTCCGGCGTGGCGGGAGCGGCCTGCAAGGCGGATGCCACCGCAAGGGGCGCGCTGTCCACCGGGGCGCTGGCTTGCGGAGCCTGGGCCTGCGGCGCCACGGCCTGTGGAGCGAGCCCCTCTTTGGTCTTGATGCGTTCCTCGACGACCAGCAGCGTGGTCGCCATGATGACGCCGCCCTCCACCACCGCCCAGGGCCCGCCGTCGGGAGCCGCAGCCACGGCGGAAACCTTGTGGATCCCCGGCACCAGCGCCCAGCGGTTCTCGGCGGCATTCCATATACGGAGTTCGCCCTCCGCATCCGCGATCACCACCGTGTCGTCCCCGTTGGCGGCGATGTCCAGCGCAAGGCCCGGCAGGTCCGTCCAGGTCTTGCCGTCGAAGGCGCGGATCCGCCCGTTCCCGGTCACGACCCAGGGATGGCCGGCGCGGTCCAGCGCCAGGCGTCTGGCCGTCCCCTCCAGGGGCCGCCATTCGCTGCGCAGGGGATTCCACTTTTTGATCTCGCCGCTGACCTTGGCGATATAGACGTTGCCCAAGGCATCGGCGGCGACATCGGCGACGTCGGTATCCTTGTTCTCCCACCACAGGCCGTTATAGCGGAACACCACGCCGTCGGCGCCGACCGCCCAGGGTCGGTTCGCTTCCGCTGCGGTAATGCGGACGAATCTGCCCGACATGCGCCGCCAGCGCTGTTCCAGCGCATCCCAGCGCCACGGCGTTCCATCCGGCGCGACGGCGTAGGCCTGGCCCTCGCTGTTGATGGAGATGTCCACGGCCGTGCCGGGGAGACGGTGCCATTGCGGGGCTTCGGCCGGGCTGCCCTGCGCTCGGGCAAGCCCGCTTAACTGGCTCACACCGGTCACCAGGCAAAGCAGAAGCAGCAGATGTTTACCGTATGGCCAGATCACGACGCGGTTCCCCCTTCGCGGACGGTGGACGGTTTTATAGGGTGAGCCGGTTTTTCAGTTCACCAGCAACCGGTCGCGGACCATTGCGAACTGTTCCAGGACATTCGGATCATTCCGCCAGGACTGAACCTGGATATCTCCGGCGCGGAATTCCTCGAAGAACTCCCGTCCCTGCAGCTTGCCGATGATCTCGTTGAACGCCGGACGCGGCGTGAACCAATCCTTGTGGCGCTGCTCCAGGCGATCGACGTCGCGCTCCAGATCAGACATTTCATCGATCGTTTTCTTACGATCTTCCGCCGATTGGCGCGCGTAGATGGGGCGGCGCGGCGTCATCAGGATCAGGATGGAACGCTCGAATTCGCGCTCGACCCGTTGGGAAAACAGCAGGTTCACGATCGGAATATCCATCAACAGCGGCACGCCGTCGGCGATCTTATTGGTTTCGCGCTCGCTCAATCCGCCCAACACCAGGGTCTCGCCGAACTTCATGGTGACCGTGGAGTTGACGTTGGTCTTGGTGGTGTCGAGGCGGAACTCGAACACGACCGAATTGGACGGATCGGTCAGGAAGGTCCGTTCCGCCACCACGTGCAGGCGAATCATGTCGTCGGGCAGGATTTCCGGCGTCACCGCCAGCTTTACGCCGACCTCCTTCTGAACCGACACCGAATCCCCGTTGCCGCCTGAAACCGCAGCGGCAAGGATTTCCGTGCCGGAAAAGAATTCCGACGTCTGCCCCGCTTGCGCCACCAGGCTCGGCTTGGCCAGGATCTGATTATTGGCATCCGCCGAATTGGCAATGTTCAATGAATAGGTTACCGCCGGAATGGAGATCATCCGCGTGATCGTTTGGGTACTTTGCGCCAGGCCGGAATTCAGATAGTCCTTGGTCTTCGTGGTGGTCAGCCCCAATCCGGCGGTGCCGGTCAGCGGGTCGCCGAACTGCAACTGCAGTCCGTTCAGCAGGTTGATTCCACGGGAATTACGCACGTCTTCCTGGGTGCCGATCAGCACCACATCCACCACCACCATACTGGAATCGGCGAAATCGCTGCCCGGCTGGGGAATGCCGACTGCGCTGGGCGCGCCCGGCGCGTTGGGGCTGGCCTGGGCCCCGTAGGGATTGCTGTCGGAACCGTAAGGATTGGCCCCATATTGCGCGAGAAGAACCTTGGCGTCGCTGTCATAAAAGGATTGCCAGCTGTTCACCCTGCGCTCCAGCCGCTTGATAGTCCGCGTGTCCGCCACCGCCTGACGATAAGCCGCCACGAATTCCGCCGCGCCCGCGCGGTCGTCCATCGCCGCCAACGCCAGCGCCCGCGCCTTCAGCACATCGGGCCGCTCCGGGGTGTCGGGCGAGACCACCATCAGCCGCTTCAGCGCCGCCTCGGCGGTCTTGGGATCGCGCGCATAGTAGGAGGCCGCCGCCAGACTGTAGAGCACCGCCGGATCGTCGCCCCGGTGCAGCGCCACGGCGGCGAAATGGCCCTTGGCCAAGCCGTAGCGGCGCTGGTCCATGTACAGAAGTCCCAACTGGTAACGCGCCGCGAGGTTTCCAGGATCGAATTTCAGCGCCCGGGAATAACCCTGCTCGGCGAGATCGAACTTGCTGGCATCCCCCGCCTTACCCATCAGGTGATAGGCCAGGCCGTTGAGAAACTGCAGGTCGGAATTGGTGACGTCCAGCTTCAGCGCCAGGTTGGTCAACCGGGAGGCCTCCTCCAGCTTGCCGTCCTCCAGCGCCCGGGTGCCCGCGCGCACCAGCTCTTTGACGGCGTTCGTTTGCACGGTCAGGCTGATCGCCGTCGGGTCGGCCTCGGCTGCCGCGGTAACCGGCCCGCCGTCGACACCCGCCGTCTGACACGCGGCAACCAGGAAGGTGGACAGCATCAATGCCGACCGAAATGACGCTTTGCGCATTAATTTTCCCCCCATTTCACTGTTCGTCTGCCAATCTCAACCCCTCCGCTGGTTATTGCAGACGATAAATGTCGTTCGTCTTCGTGAGCCGCCACACCTGCCCATCGCCGGCACCGATCGCTTGGGCGTCCGTGTCCTGTGAAACCGGATCCCAGTTCAGCTTCGTGCCGTTAAACACATAGACCTTGCCGTCGGAACCGACGACCTGGGCAGCGCCCGGGGCATCGACCGCCACGTCGACGGCGGCGCCGGGAAGCCTGTCCCACTGCAGGTTGTTATTGTGCACGAAGATGTTGCCCTGCTCGTTCACGACCCACGGCCTGCCGTCCCGATCGATGTCGATCCGCTGGGCATTTCCCGGAACATGCTGCCATCCATTACCGGCACGTTGATGGATTTTCCCATCGACGCCGATGATCCACACCCCCTTGGCGCTGGCACCGATGTCTTGCGCGGCGGGGCCCGGAACCTTCTTCCACCCGGTGCCCGACTGGGCGAAAATCATGCCCTTGCTGTTCACCACCCAGGCTTGGGTGCCGAAAACCGCAATGCGGGTCGCGGCGCCGGACAACTTGCTCCAGGTAGTAGCGGTTTTGGCGCGCTTGAAGATCTGATAGCCGCTGCCTTCCTGGGTCGTACCGATCACATACGCGGTGCCGTCGGACCCGATCGCGACATCCCGGGCCGCGCCGTCGATTTTCACCCACTTCGAAGCGCCTTGCGCGACCGCCCCCGAGGGGGCATTCACGACGACACGATCGCCAACCAAAGCCGGGGTCTGCGCCGCATTGCCGCCCGCCGGCGCCTGCTGCGTCTGCGGCATCAGCGCGGCCCAGGTCCGTGCGTTCGGCTTGTACGGTTCCTGGGTCATCAGCGTCCAGTTGCTCGCAACCTCGGTCCGCCCTTCCTCGGTCAACAGAAGGCGGGCCAGATTGACGGGGCGCTGCGCGATTTGCAGGGCATCGTTGACGATGGCTTCCTGCTTGTTCTGCTCCAGAGCGATGTCGGTTGCGATGCTCGCGAGAATCGACGTGGCCGTAAGGATGATCAACGGCCCACCAAAGGCGCCGATCCCGGCGGAGGATGCACTAGTGGCCGCCGTCGTTCCGGTCCGCGCCGCGGTGACTGCTGCTGCCGTTGCGTCTCTGAATCGGTGCGGGAAAATCGCCATGGCGAATCTCGCCGTGAGCTGGGCGACCGCCGGCGATATGGCCTCGGCCGTCGATGCCCCGATAAACGACATGACGACCGCGGCGCCAGGCCCCAGCAACATGACGTCACCGACCAGGCCCGCCATATCCGGCGGGGCGACACCCGTATCGTACGCGTTCACCAAATTGTTGCCGCGCGACGCGGTCAGCGCTTGACGGCCGCGCACCCAGCTTTGCCAGACCTTTTGCATTTCCGAAGCGGCCAAAAGGCGGGACTGCTGAACGTAATCGGCCATATAGCTCAGTAAATCCCGTTCGGCCTTGGTCTTCGCGCCGTTTTTGATCACCTCGAAAACGTGATCATAGACAGCCGCCTTGAGGATCGGCGAGGTTTCCGGTTCCGTCTTGATCAGGTCCCAAGCTTTGGTCGTTAACTCGTCATTCTTGGTTTTGTTGAGTTTGCTTTCTGAGCTGAATTTGGCGATGGCCGCATCGATCCGCGTGCGTTCCAAAACCACTTGGGCCGCGATCTCATGCGCGCCCGGCAGCGCAAACAAACCGTTCGGTGTGCGCTTGGCCGATTCCCAGCGCATGTTTGTGTACTCGCAGGCATTGTTCGTCTTGACGCCGGAGACCGAGCGGGTCGAACCCTCCGGGCAGGACCAGCACGTTCCCCCATCGACAAAATCGAAGTGCTCCCCGGCCTTGCACGTCAACGCCGCCTCTTTGGTCGCCGCCTTCAAAAGTTCATTGCGGAAACAAGCGTTTTGCGCGGTCACCGCGGCAGCGGTGCGGCGGTATCCGGCGGGACAGGTGTAACAACCGCCGTTGGGGTCGGAGAACGTGCCTTCGGCGCAAACCCGGTCGATGAATTCGGCCCGGCGCGCCGTTTCTGCAAACTTGCCGCAGGCATCCCATGCGTCCACGGCGGACAGGGTGCGGCCGTACCCGGACGGGCAAGACCAGCATTCTCCGCCATTACGGCCATCCTTGAACGACCCGGCCGGGCAGGACTTTTGCCCGCTGACCCGCGTCGCGCGTTGGTATTGTGGGGAGATCTCCTTGGAACAGGCCATGGGCGTATCGACTGCAAACCCGGTTCTGTTGAAGCCACTTGGGCAACTGAAACAGGACCATGTTCCGATATCGAAGAATGACCCCTGTGGGCATTTGCCGACAGCCTTGCCGGTTTTGGTCGCCTTGGCAAAGCCGCACGCCCCCAAGACCTGGCCCGTGCGCAAATCCATCGCACCGCAAAGCGCATGGCCCTCGGAAAAGGCCGCCTGCGTTTGTACCGCCGCCGCGTCGGACACGCTCGCCGTGACGCCGAAAGTGGCCAGCACCAGCAGCGCTCCCCGTGCCAGAAAGGTTCTGAGCGCGGATTTGAAAGGGATGTTCATTGGCCATTCCTTAGCTGAATCATGCCTGTTCCTTCGTCCTCGCCCGCACTCTGCGACGCCCACCCTCAAGGTCACGCGCGAATGCCATGGGATTTGCTCCCAGACGAGCATCGGGGATGAAGGAGATCATGGAAAAATTCGAAATGGTCCTCTGCAGGCACGCGAAAAGTGCCGCATTCGAGGTTTCCAATATCCGCCGGAAAAAATCCGACGGTTCATTCGCCCCCGCACCGAATGTGGACAGGAACTGATACAGTTAAACGTGTAATGATACGCGGCCGGACGTTTGTGACGTTTTTCGGATGCTGCGTCCGTTTCGTGGATACTGTCGCGACAATTTAAGTACTCGCGCGCACGGTCTCCGAGGGGAGTTCGCCAAATTCCTGGTAATACGCCTGAGCGAAGCGCCCCATATGCGTGAATCCCCATTTCTTTGCAATGTCAGAGATCACGCCTCCGCCCTGCCCTGAGAGCAACAGAGCCCGGATCCGTTTTAACCGCACAATGCGTAAATAGGCCATCGGAGAAGCACCGTAGGCATCCATGAACCCTCTCTGCACACCCCGAAAGCCGCATCCGGCCGCAGCTGCGATGTCAGCAAGTCCCAGTTTCTTGTCTGCATGGGCGTGAATGTATTCACGCGCGCGCTTGACGTGGTATGGGACAACTGTTGCCACGGAACGACCGTTCAGAACGTCCTTGTAGCTGTTGGGCAACAGGGTCAAGCACTGGGTCAACAACATGTCTTCCATCTGTGCGGTGAGGATCGGGTTGTCCAGTTCGAGCAGGGGAGCGTCCAGGGCTTCAGCGATATAGTGGATGGTGTTACGAATAATCCTTCCACCGGGCGCGGTGAAATCAATCTCGGGTTCGAATGTCAATCCCATCAGATCCACCGCGTCCCCAATCAAAGAACGGGCATGAGCTTTCAATTTTCTTTTGGACAGGGGAAGCGCAAAGGCGCCAAAGCCCTCCTGACTGGCGTTGACAGGGGCCACCAAGTCGCGAATGAACCCTCTGCCCATCGAGAATTCCGTCTCCCTCCCAGCATGCCGCACGACACCTGAGCCACTGGTAACCAGATACAGGATTAGTCCG
Above is a genomic segment from Shumkonia mesophila containing:
- a CDS encoding AraC family transcriptional regulator, which codes for MTYLRNHRVLSSTDLDEVRESIINLTAPHDFDVKGKPAQLNVCVAAAKCGDLCLMHVAFGDVEIRVKSPEENADGLILYLVTSGSGVVRHAGRETEFSMGRGFIRDLVAPVNASQEGFGAFALPLSKRKLKAHARSLIGDAVDLMGLTFEPEIDFTAPGGRIIRNTIHYIAEALDAPLLELDNPILTAQMEDMLLTQCLTLLPNSYKDVLNGRSVATVVPYHVKRAREYIHAHADKKLGLADIAAAAGCGFRGVQRGFMDAYGASPMAYLRIVRLKRIRALLLSGQGGGVISDIAKKWGFTHMGRFAQAYYQEFGELPSETVRAST
- a CDS encoding tectonin domain-containing protein — its product is MNIPFKSALRTFLARGALLVLATFGVTASVSDAAAVQTQAAFSEGHALCGAMDLRTGQVLGACGFAKATKTGKAVGKCPQGSFFDIGTWSCFSCPSGFNRTGFAVDTPMACSKEISPQYQRATRVSGQKSCPAGSFKDGRNGGECWSCPSGYGRTLSAVDAWDACGKFAETARRAEFIDRVCAEGTFSDPNGGCYTCPAGYRRTAAAVTAQNACFRNELLKAATKEAALTCKAGEHFDFVDGGTCWSCPEGSTRSVSGVKTNNACEYTNMRWESAKRTPNGLFALPGAHEIAAQVVLERTRIDAAIAKFSSESKLNKTKNDELTTKAWDLIKTEPETSPILKAAVYDHVFEVIKNGAKTKAERDLLSYMADYVQQSRLLAASEMQKVWQSWVRGRQALTASRGNNLVNAYDTGVAPPDMAGLVGDVMLLGPGAAVVMSFIGASTAEAISPAVAQLTARFAMAIFPHRFRDATAAAVTAARTGTTAATSASSAGIGAFGGPLIILTATSILASIATDIALEQNKQEAIVNDALQIAQRPVNLARLLLTEEGRTEVASNWTLMTQEPYKPNARTWAALMPQTQQAPAGGNAAQTPALVGDRVVVNAPSGAVAQGASKWVKIDGAARDVAIGSDGTAYVIGTTQEGSGYQIFKRAKTATTWSKLSGAATRIAVFGTQAWVVNSKGMIFAQSGTGWKKVPGPAAQDIGASAKGVWIIGVDGKIHQRAGNGWQHVPGNAQRIDIDRDGRPWVVNEQGNIFVHNNNLQWDRLPGAAVDVAVDAPGAAQVVGSDGKVYVFNGTKLNWDPVSQDTDAQAIGAGDGQVWRLTKTNDIYRLQ